A region from the Actinoplanes sp. OR16 genome encodes:
- a CDS encoding CBS domain-containing protein, whose product MTDESSGKRSMYLLGGRRVRVRDLIEADLLKPGAELRFHRRRMKVTHHAEVTGSGRVRLIPDGQEFPSPSRAAAVAAGMRAVDGWLAWVVVATGRPLDTLRQELLDRVVATAVEDPGEEALDVRVHSRLREARKRAEESQPEEFSVRELLSLWGAKDRGDQISRIEADLANHGLVTSPSFRKVTLDATVRLIVGSSGVEEPPPAQAATVASVSDEDEADDDPIGLTVGNLPSALGGLSSVAPNASFEEAVTKMLLNDYSQLAVLNGPRNLRGAITWRSIAHARHADMDAKLSDAIEPEAIAVGYDKELIDILPELQRTGFVFVRDQESVVAGIVTTADVVQAYGEMALPFFQIGELDRSLRRIIARRFEIEQVSALCKRSFRSFDELSMGDYQRVLDDPQTWTGLGWPLDRPTFIGRLDEIRQIRNDVMHFKPDPPPAGTIDRLRKLNSLLRHYGELA is encoded by the coding sequence GTGACCGACGAATCCTCAGGGAAACGGTCCATGTACCTGCTGGGCGGCCGCCGGGTCCGCGTACGTGATCTGATCGAGGCCGACCTGCTCAAGCCCGGAGCCGAACTGCGGTTCCACCGCCGGCGGATGAAGGTCACCCACCATGCCGAGGTGACCGGCTCCGGCCGGGTACGCCTCATCCCCGACGGTCAGGAGTTCCCATCGCCGTCACGGGCGGCCGCGGTGGCCGCGGGGATGCGCGCCGTCGACGGATGGCTGGCCTGGGTGGTGGTGGCAACGGGACGACCGCTGGACACACTTCGTCAGGAACTGCTCGACCGCGTGGTGGCCACGGCGGTGGAGGATCCGGGCGAGGAGGCGCTCGACGTCCGTGTGCACTCCCGTCTCCGCGAGGCGCGCAAGCGAGCGGAGGAGAGCCAACCGGAGGAGTTCTCGGTTCGCGAACTGCTGTCCCTGTGGGGAGCCAAGGACCGTGGCGACCAGATCAGCCGTATCGAAGCGGATCTGGCGAACCACGGCCTGGTGACCTCGCCCAGTTTCCGCAAGGTCACCCTGGACGCGACCGTTCGCTTGATCGTCGGCTCCAGCGGCGTCGAGGAACCGCCTCCCGCGCAGGCGGCCACGGTGGCTTCGGTGTCCGATGAGGACGAGGCGGACGACGATCCGATCGGCCTGACCGTCGGCAACCTCCCATCCGCGCTGGGCGGGCTGAGCTCCGTCGCGCCGAACGCGTCGTTCGAAGAAGCCGTCACGAAGATGTTGTTGAACGACTACTCGCAGCTGGCGGTCCTCAACGGGCCCCGGAACCTGCGTGGCGCCATCACCTGGCGGTCCATCGCTCATGCCCGTCATGCCGACATGGACGCGAAGCTCTCGGACGCCATCGAGCCCGAAGCCATCGCCGTCGGCTACGACAAAGAGCTCATCGACATCCTTCCCGAACTGCAGCGGACGGGCTTCGTATTCGTCCGCGACCAGGAGAGTGTGGTGGCCGGCATCGTCACCACCGCAGACGTGGTCCAGGCATACGGAGAGATGGCGCTGCCGTTCTTCCAGATCGGTGAACTGGACCGTAGCCTCCGCAGGATCATCGCGCGCAGATTCGAGATCGAGCAGGTGTCGGCACTCTGCAAGCGGTCCTTCCGTTCCTTCGACGAGCTGTCGATGGGTGACTACCAGCGTGTCCTGGACGACCCGCAGACCTGGACCGGCCTCGGCTGGCCGCTGGACCGGCCCACCTTCATCGGACGGCTCGACGAGATCCGGCAGATTCGCAACGACGTCATGCACTTCAAGCCCGATCCGCCGCCGGCCGGCACCATCGATCGGCTCCGGAAATTGAACAGCCTCCTTCGTCACTACGGTGAGCTCGCCTGA